The region GATCGCTATGAGTATAAAATATAGGAAGAAGGGAACACCAGAATATACTACTGCAACCTACACAAGAATGCATTCGCCGTGGAAGAAGGCGATTTTTTTATGAGCAGAATTCTCTCCCAAGTTTCCGCACCGGAGCAGTTTTCCGGCCCGCTGCACGGCGGGGATTTGGCAGCGGGCGTGCCGTTTGGATGGGAGATGCATCCTGGCACGCCCAAGGAGGTGGCGGAGGATGAGCTCATCCCACCACCCAGCCCTCCGCCAGCAGCACAAAGCCTATCACTGCCGCGGCCTGTGCCAGCTGGCAGAGATATGAAGACGAAGAGCTCGGCGTGGAAGAAGGCTTGGCTCTGGATAAGGTGGCGCGGTGGGAAAACGAAAACATTGAAAATGCAGCATGAGATCAGCTTTAGGTATAATGAGAAATGGGGTGTTGATGATgacctttcttcttcttcttcttcttctcttcggAAAATTTCCTCGGTTTCGTCGGTTGGGCCGCTGTCGAGAAGCGGCGGTTGGAGGGTGTCCAAGATTAGGAGGAATTTGGCGGGGAGATTTGGGCCTTGGAAACGAAGAGAGTTGCTTGTTTTTGCAAGGAGAAAGTGGAACTCTTTATCGTCGTAGTACTTGTTTGATAGCCTAGATAAGACCAAAGATATATGAGTTATATGGACTTATTTAATTGTTTGGTCGATAAAATGAGGCATATGTTAGGCACTTAAATCCCATCTTACACTAATTATcttgtattattttaacatatcTACCAAACAGGCTTTGGAATATGTTACTATCTTTCActttttaattgtgtaatagaTTATGTGAAACTTGTCTGAAAAATTTGTCAATATATTACTATGTGTTTATGTATCAAAAGAAATTTGATAGCCTTTCAACAGATGGTGGGATTTATAACTCAAGTGCAAGTGCAGATGTAGCAACCATTCCTATTATTTGTATGTAACAATTAATACTAATCTCTATTTATTATTCAATCTCAGTTTCTTATGTTCTCAGTTGCTCGAGAATATTAGATTTCCAAATTTTGAACCATAAAATCAGGGCTACTGACAAATACTCCttgttaacattttttaaacaTGGAGAGAGTGTTAGCtttattcattaaattaaatagaGTTATTTGATCCAAAGTCGACCTCTCTTTGACATCCAAATAGACCAATATAATCTTCAATTTTGCTGTATACTCTTAAGGCTGCCTGTGACCATTATTGAGCCCAATTAATTTGGATCTGAactataatttcatattttatattcGTGGTGTATTTCTAGAGTTGACTTTTGTTTAGGATATTACTCAATGCTCCAACATATTAGCACTAGCCTATAAGTCAATGAGTTCAATTCAGTATTGATCTGCTTAATTTTTTTGCCTTCTCTCTATAAAAAAGCTTATAAATGTAATTGAAACGCACAAGTTTGGGCAAACTATTCAAAAGTGGATTCTAGTTATTATATATTAGGAGTGTTTATAATTGGAATTATGATATGatatatgattaattttttattatatattcctATTCTTAAGGGTGTGGATTAAAATAAGACCAAGTCTTATGTAAAAAATTAGGGATATTGGCATCCtctaatatcatggaactttaaaaaaattgggtttttcccacgaattttgaaatatgcaaataatatcacgaactttacctcaagtttgttatttctcaccaatgaaaaaattccggctgtattaatagattgaagaacaaatttggagggtgtgcttcaagaaaaactattctcAAATATTGAAAATCTTGAAACACTCGaagtatcatgatattatttgctggaatttttttattggtgggaaataacaaactcggggtaaagtttgtgatattatttgtcaatttcaaagttcgtggaaaAAACCCAACCTTTTGAAAGTTCCATAATATTAGGTGTTAATATTCCAAAAAATTAAGGGTAAACTAGTTCTATTGGATTAGCATGATCTAACGGTTTATTATATTATTCGACAGATTTAtaagatttaaatattttatgtattaagGGTAAGTTAGAGAACCAATCGATGATATTGTAGATTCATTTGATTAATGTTGTAGTGCAGTACAGATAACGAATTTGATCTGTtgttataatactccctccgtcccgcactactcgcacgtttcattttcggcacgaagattaaggaatgagtgtatagcaaagtcaaatattacggctgtaggtgaaaatttttactaaaaatggaaatagtgcaaataacttgggacgcccagaaaggaaataagtgcaagtagtccgggacggagagagtattatctTGTTATGACTCTGGCTAATTAGGGATAACCTAGCCCCGGGTACCATGACTAGGGGGATACAAAAAGAGGGGAAAAGAAGTGGgggaaagaagaataaaagcCAAATAACAATGAGATACTTGAGATAGATTAACGGAAATAATACTTAACACAAGATACACTTGATCATGTAGACTCGAGTGGCTGTTCATACATAATCAAATTATCATAGTCTTGAACGAAataaaatttatcaatcttaGAAAAAACTAAGTGTTGCCTTCCTAAAGGCACATCGGAAGCAAAAGAACTTGGTTCCATGTataagacatgaacctccgagagtttaTTCTTGATGGAATAACAATACTCACTTCACCCCGCCGCGGCtgaacctgcacatttagaaatacattcagggctgagtacaaaagtactcagtaaACACATTgccaaaaaatacaaatatacatttgaaaaatattgtcaagccattatcatagtaacactcggggttttTCAAAAAGGGCCCGAGCTCACTATAAACCTTTGTTCGACTGCAGTCTAATCTCTTTCTGTACTTTGCCATATCTTATCATCTTGTGCCGCAGAGATGGTGTTCTCTCAGGTCACCTTAACTTTCTTATGctgggaaggtggccaccttcctcggtcactcGACCCAGCATTTGGCCATAAGTCTCcttgtacactagtccgagcagggacaccaccctcacttgGACCCGGATTCGATTCACAactcacttggccttagccaaagtatatatgcattatacacaaaacatttatggcaagacaacatcacttgaaagaaagaaaataaatgacGATCATAAGTTCAggttttcataaaatatcacttcaaaatattttacatttttatccacattagtatgtaggatagaaaagttcACCTTGTACAGTTTCCAAGTTTTTAGATAAATTCCTTGCTTCTCAATGTTATTCTCCTCGCAAATTTTTCCCTTTTtggaaaagtaaataaaagtcgAACTATTCTTAGCTTTGAGAAGATGGAGTAATTTAAGGATGCACCTAAAACCATGTGTTTCAAGTATTAATCTTAAGTTCCCAATAATTAATTTGGCTTATgttagaataaaaaaattaattcaaaacttaaattaaattattctaAGCTTAAGTACACAGTTAggagaaattataaaaaaaattaaaaaaccatATTAATTGTACCTAACTTCAAACTTAGgctaaaattaaatattaacaTTTACTCCCAAAAGAAATCATTTTCAAAACTGGGCCAAGACCATCTTTCATCTTCAGcccacaaataaataaataactaaaattttgaattttgggcCTCTCTCCATTTATTCAGTGCAGCCCAAATTATGTAAAAAGGGATTGGGCttggatttaattcaataaatgttGCAGCCATTTATTCCTTTTGTTGATCTCACATCCTACGGCTAATAGCATGGTAAAATAGTGTGGATGTCTCCTTTTTCTCACACCACATTTTATTTGGAGTAAATCCTCATCAAGCATTCGGATTTGGCGTGGGGTTAAATATGGTGGATATTTCAAATCTATTTGAGATTATGTATTAAATGCTAAGTGTATtctatttcctttcttcatgtAGGGAAAGATCCATTGAACGAGTGTTAGTGGTTCTTGATGATGCATCATGCCTACTTGGATTGTAAGCATGTCGTTGAACGGGTTGTGTGAGACTTGCATGTCTCTCTCTATCCAACTTGTAATAGATTAgaatttgataaatttgtatAATCAAACTTTATCGGACTTCTCGCGTGAGTACCAGACATTATGAACTTTtgtttgaatttattatttgatTGCACTTTAAATTAATCGTGGTAAAACAAACAACTTCTATTGGATGTCTCGCCTTGATTCTTATCTAGTTCAAAGATCGGTTATTTTCACGAAAAGTGTATTCCTTTATTATCATGACAAACACTAGTTTATAGTAAgctaattttaataataataataataataataagaatgtAGATTAAAGTCTTGGGTCGTTACATATCaaattttcaaatctttaatatCACATGTCACTTTCAATGGCAATTGACAATATTTAAATATCTAAAATATCGTAAAAACTTTCATAAAtaactctctcaattttttaattatttattttcacatACTATATACTCTctgttccacaagaatatgcacttttagttgggcacgtgttttaatgcacaattaataaagtaagagagaagtaaaaaaagtaattaaagtattgttaatggagaatggattccacaatatatatttataaagatCTACAATATATAATGCTAAAAATGTACTACTGTTTATTCATGTTTTTAAATTTACAAGTAGTTGTGAtttaataaaatactccctcgtCCGCGattaggagtcccgtttttcattttagtccgtccacgaataggagtcctggTTCACTTTTACCGCAAATGGTAATATGatatcatattccactaactcattccactcacattttattcaaatttaatatatataagtgagatccatatttcactaactttttttacccactttttttaatatttcttaaaactcgtgccaccaagaaatgagactcctgattgcggacggagggagaatGTTGTAGTGGTGCATGACCAAATGCAATGTATATAA is a window of Salvia splendens isolate huo1 chromosome 3, SspV2, whole genome shotgun sequence DNA encoding:
- the LOC121795364 gene encoding uncharacterized protein LOC121795364; this translates as MGNAARNGKESTARRAAPATHGLPLPNLDEPEPPRLKTSMIWRLKKRIIKKVRGIRNKEQESSRFSSTSDVSMVDSPFCCSPWNIPAILEEGNTRIYYCNLHKNAFAVEEGDFFMSRILSQVSAPEQFSGPLHGGDLAAGVPFGWEMHPGTPKEVAEDELIPPPSPPPAAQSLSLPRPVPAGRDMKTKSSAWKKAWLWIRWRGGKTKTLKMQHEISFRYNEKWGVDDDLSSSSSSSLRKISSVSSVGPLSRSGGWRVSKIRRNLAGRFGPWKRRELLVFARRKWNSLSS